The following proteins are encoded in a genomic region of Neomonachus schauinslandi chromosome 7, ASM220157v2, whole genome shotgun sequence:
- the LOC110588889 gene encoding small nuclear ribonucleoprotein E-like encodes MAYSGQSQKAQKVMAQPINRIFRYLQNRSRIEVWLYEQVNMQIEGCVIGFDEYMNLVLGNAGEIYSKTKSRKQLDRIMPKGDNITLLQSVSN; translated from the coding sequence ATGGCATACAGTGGCCAGAGCCAGAAAGCACAGAAGGTGATGGCGCAGCCCATCAATCGCATCTTCAGATACTTGCAAAATAGATCTCGGATTGAGGTGTGGCTTTATGAACAAGTGAACATGCAGATAGAGGGCTGTGTCATTGGTTTTGATGAGTACATGAACCTTGTATTGGGTAATGCAGGAGAGATTTATTCTAAAACAAAGTCAAGAAAACAGCTGGATCGGATCATGCCAAAAGGAGATAATATTACCCTGCTCCAAAGTGTCTCCAACTAG